From the Leptospira biflexa serovar Patoc strain 'Patoc 1 (Paris)' genome, one window contains:
- a CDS encoding 2-isopropylmalate synthase, with protein MIWKEMEDYVRIFDTTLRDGEQCPGAAMSEDEKVEIAQHLARMKVDIIEAGFPVSSPVQFKAVERIAREIEGPTICGLARALRPDLEAARDALKPAKSKRIHTFIASSPIHMKHKLGKSPTEVLEMARIAVRMAKDFVSDVEFSPEDATRSEWEFLRELVEAVIEEGATTINIPDTVGYTTPQEYMDLFRFLKEKVKGADKVIFSAHCHNDLGLAVANSLATVLAGGRQIECTINGIGERAGNTAMEEVVMALKTRKDTFGVETRIDSTLITRGSHLVKTITGMVVQPNKAIVGANAFAHESGIHQDGVLKNRQTYEIMTPESVGLKSNRMVLGRHSGRAGFKDRIVRMGFDPKPEEIDNAYNRFLEIADLKKEVFDEDIAALFQAEISRSQVDETHRLLSFEQNTGSDKTPFAKVTLQTNGETKVGEAKGDGPVDSIFKAINSVTGLSPLLSRLVISPVTEGTDAMAEASVTLESGERRVVGKGDSTDIIEACAKAYINALNRL; from the coding sequence ATGATCTGGAAGGAGATGGAAGATTACGTACGGATATTTGATACAACTTTACGGGATGGAGAGCAGTGCCCTGGTGCTGCCATGAGTGAGGATGAAAAAGTAGAAATTGCCCAGCACCTCGCTCGGATGAAAGTAGACATCATTGAAGCTGGATTCCCCGTATCCTCTCCCGTTCAGTTCAAAGCGGTGGAAAGGATTGCCCGAGAGATTGAAGGTCCGACCATCTGTGGATTGGCTCGCGCCTTACGCCCAGATCTCGAAGCCGCTCGTGATGCCCTGAAACCCGCCAAATCCAAACGCATTCATACCTTTATCGCCTCCTCTCCCATCCATATGAAACACAAATTGGGTAAGTCCCCTACGGAAGTCCTCGAGATGGCACGGATAGCCGTGCGGATGGCAAAGGACTTTGTTTCCGATGTTGAGTTTTCACCGGAAGATGCCACACGTTCCGAATGGGAATTCTTACGCGAGTTAGTCGAGGCTGTGATCGAAGAAGGGGCAACCACCATCAATATCCCTGATACCGTTGGTTACACAACCCCACAAGAGTATATGGATCTCTTTCGTTTTTTAAAAGAAAAAGTAAAGGGTGCAGACAAAGTCATATTTTCTGCCCACTGCCATAATGACCTAGGACTTGCCGTTGCCAATTCCCTTGCCACAGTGCTTGCTGGTGGAAGACAAATTGAATGTACGATCAATGGAATCGGAGAACGTGCAGGCAATACAGCGATGGAAGAAGTGGTCATGGCACTAAAAACAAGAAAGGATACCTTTGGAGTCGAAACTAGAATTGATTCTACCCTCATCACACGTGGTTCCCATTTGGTAAAGACCATCACGGGAATGGTGGTCCAACCGAATAAGGCCATCGTCGGTGCCAATGCCTTCGCCCATGAGTCTGGGATCCACCAAGATGGGGTACTCAAAAATCGACAAACCTATGAAATCATGACCCCGGAATCTGTGGGATTAAAATCCAATCGAATGGTCCTTGGCCGCCATTCCGGAAGGGCTGGGTTCAAAGATCGGATTGTCCGAATGGGATTTGATCCAAAACCAGAAGAAATTGACAATGCCTACAATCGGTTTCTGGAAATTGCAGATCTTAAAAAAGAAGTTTTTGATGAGGACATCGCGGCTCTCTTCCAAGCAGAAATCAGTCGATCCCAAGTCGATGAAACCCACCGATTGCTCTCCTTTGAACAAAATACTGGTTCGGACAAGACTCCCTTTGCAAAAGTCACCTTACAAACGAATGGTGAAACCAAAGTGGGTGAAGCAAAAGGGGATGGTCCTGTCGACAGTATCTTTAAGGCGATCAATTCCGTAACGGGTCTATCTCCCCTTTTGTCTCGGCTTGTGATCTCTCCTGTCACGGAAGGCACAGATGCAATGGCAGAAGCTTCCGTCACTTTGGAGTCAGGCGAAAGGCGAGTCGTAGGAAAAGGAGATTCCACCGATATCATTGAAGCTTGTGCCAAAGCCTATATCAATGCATTGAACCGGTTGTAA
- the hisC gene encoding histidinol-phosphate transaminase yields the protein MDSSKQNFNPESFIRKELISFSPYTPGEQPALSTSTIKLNTNENPYPPSPKIQKAVEEVIQKGLLRKYPNYHSRTLQELIAKDYDLDPNQILVTNGSDEALRLLFQTFVGPGDVVVAPDPTYSYYPVLTEQMMVGAKYQPIPLLENLHFDFESLKKSKGKLLCFAHPNAPTGIEEPKETLLELVQTFPGLVLSDEAYIDFTNETASLIPDTKDHPNLLVSRTFSKSFALAGLRVGYLVGSLQTISWIRKLKDSYNVGILDQVIAETSYADKEYFKEKRNLVLTERSRLKSNLESLGFWIPESSTNFLFCKPKPGVSPEELYLSLKEKNILIRYFSYGVSKDYIRITIGTKEENDTLFQTIQTLL from the coding sequence ATGGATTCTTCGAAACAAAACTTCAATCCAGAATCGTTCATTCGAAAAGAACTCATTTCGTTTTCTCCATATACACCAGGAGAACAACCAGCTCTTTCCACATCCACAATCAAACTCAATACAAACGAAAACCCCTATCCACCTTCACCTAAGATCCAGAAGGCGGTAGAAGAAGTCATTCAAAAGGGACTCCTACGCAAATACCCAAATTACCATTCCCGAACATTACAAGAACTCATTGCCAAAGATTATGATTTGGACCCAAACCAAATCCTTGTCACAAATGGTTCTGATGAAGCCTTACGCCTGTTATTCCAAACCTTCGTGGGACCAGGGGATGTTGTTGTGGCACCTGATCCCACCTATTCCTATTATCCCGTCCTCACCGAACAAATGATGGTGGGTGCAAAATACCAGCCCATCCCCCTTTTGGAAAATCTACACTTTGATTTTGAATCTCTGAAAAAGAGTAAAGGAAAACTGCTTTGTTTTGCACACCCAAATGCTCCGACGGGAATTGAAGAACCAAAAGAAACCTTACTCGAACTCGTACAAACCTTTCCAGGACTTGTGCTCTCTGATGAAGCTTACATTGATTTTACAAACGAAACCGCAAGTCTCATCCCCGATACGAAAGACCATCCCAATTTACTCGTTTCCCGAACGTTTTCGAAATCGTTTGCACTCGCAGGACTACGTGTAGGGTATCTCGTAGGGTCACTCCAAACAATTTCCTGGATACGCAAACTGAAAGACTCCTATAATGTGGGAATTCTCGACCAAGTGATTGCGGAAACTTCTTATGCAGATAAAGAATACTTCAAGGAAAAACGAAATTTGGTTCTCACGGAGCGTTCCCGTCTGAAATCCAATTTAGAATCTCTTGGGTTTTGGATCCCAGAATCTTCGACCAATTTTTTATTTTGTAAACCAAAACCTGGGGTCTCTCCCGAAGAGTTATATCTTTCCTTAAAAGAAAAAAATATCCTCATTCGGTATTTCTCGTATGGTGTTTCCAAAGATTACATCCGGATCACCATTGGGACAAAAGAAGAAAATGACACCCTTTTCCAAACAATTCAGACTCTATTATAA
- a CDS encoding Hsp20/alpha crystallin family protein, whose product MNTLTKENKQILDEKTDVKESKTQVRVYSPNVDVYESETSLFFRVEMPGVDETSVEISIEKDQLHLEGKFHIPGIDRGQVRLAEYKEGNYSRKFTIGKAVDTEKAVAKMKNGILELTLPKIEPKKTKIEIQNS is encoded by the coding sequence ATGAATACATTAACAAAAGAAAACAAACAAATATTAGATGAAAAAACGGATGTAAAAGAATCCAAAACACAAGTGAGAGTGTACTCACCGAATGTGGATGTTTATGAATCCGAAACTTCCCTATTCTTCCGAGTGGAGATGCCAGGTGTGGATGAAACATCGGTGGAGATCTCAATTGAAAAAGACCAACTTCATTTAGAAGGAAAATTCCATATTCCAGGCATAGATCGAGGTCAGGTTCGATTGGCTGAATACAAGGAAGGGAATTATTCCAGAAAATTCACAATTGGCAAAGCGGTGGATACAGAAAAAGCGGTTGCGAAAATGAAGAATGGAATCTTGGAATTGACCCTACCCAAAATTGAGCCGAAAAAAACAAAAATTGAAATTCAAAATTCCTAA
- a CDS encoding Hsp20/alpha crystallin family protein: MLFRILDPQTKANQFWRDFDRLNDELTRSILDDQFGSSSHFPPVNVYTKEDEALVTCLLPGMETDQIEINVKDNMLSIHGKKKAEELAEGTEVHRREIFQGEFHRTLELPFRVSQDQVSAKYVNGVLNIHLPRREEDKPKKVSISVG; encoded by the coding sequence ATGTTATTTCGAATTCTAGACCCACAAACGAAAGCAAACCAGTTTTGGAGAGACTTTGATCGTTTGAACGATGAGTTGACTCGTTCCATATTGGATGACCAATTCGGAAGTTCTTCGCATTTTCCTCCCGTCAATGTTTATACCAAAGAAGACGAAGCCCTTGTGACCTGTCTTTTGCCAGGGATGGAAACTGACCAAATTGAAATCAACGTAAAAGACAATATGTTGTCCATTCATGGAAAGAAAAAAGCAGAGGAACTCGCAGAAGGAACAGAAGTACACCGTAGGGAAATTTTCCAAGGTGAGTTTCACAGAACCTTAGAGCTTCCCTTCCGTGTGAGCCAAGACCAGGTTTCTGCAAAATATGTGAATGGAGTTTTGAATATCCACTTACCAAGAAGAGAAGAAGACAAACCGAAAAAAGTTTCTATCAGCGTTGGATAA
- a CDS encoding RidA family protein, with amino-acid sequence MAIIDQLNTLGIQIPPVPPALAAYIPSKRTGNLIFTSGQLPLVGGKLRKTGKLGAQITLAEAKEEAKQCLLNALSTLLLHIDSLDQIKSVVKLGVYVAGAETFTEQHLVANGASELVAEIFGEKGKHARFAIGVSSLPLDACVELEMTVEVE; translated from the coding sequence ATGGCAATCATAGACCAACTGAACACACTTGGGATCCAAATCCCTCCGGTTCCTCCCGCGCTCGCGGCCTACATTCCTTCTAAACGAACCGGGAATCTGATTTTTACCTCTGGCCAACTCCCTCTCGTCGGAGGAAAACTTCGTAAAACAGGAAAACTGGGAGCTCAAATCACGCTTGCGGAAGCAAAAGAAGAGGCAAAACAATGCCTACTCAATGCACTCTCCACTCTTCTCTTACACATAGATTCTCTCGACCAAATCAAATCTGTTGTAAAATTAGGAGTTTACGTAGCAGGTGCAGAGACATTCACGGAACAACACTTAGTTGCCAATGGTGCCTCAGAACTAGTTGCTGAAATTTTTGGGGAAAAAGGAAAACATGCTAGGTTTGCCATTGGAGTTTCTTCTTTACCTTTGGATGCATGTGTTGAATTGGAGATGACTGTCGAAGTAGAATGA
- the clpA gene encoding ATP-dependent Clp protease ATP-binding subunit ClpA, whose translation MNFSTDLEKTLELAHIEASKYHHEFITLEHLLYGLTFNEKTKEVLVNVGCDLDLLRKELLEYFEDDLSSIAVPNLKIQPKYTVGVQFVIQFAAFHVQNSGKEEVDGNNVLVALFREEDSQACYLLAKQDIKRLDVIKFISHGVKKESSPIDPNFSPSEEELEEEAEGKSKQSALEKFCVNLTERAKLGKLDPCIGRDTEIQRTIHILSRRRKNNPIFVGEAGVGKTSIVEGIALRVVNGKVPKSLLGLEIYSLDMGLVMAGTKFRGEFEERLKAILQELVGKPEKVIFIDEIHTIVGAGAVSGGSLDASNLMKPALANGELKCIGTTTYKEYKSIFEKDHALSRRFQKIEVSEPSREDAIQILNGLKPKYESFHGVHYSIKAIEACVDLSTLHLRDRFLPDKAIDLLDEAGAFVKLRDENKEKAKKTVGIFEIESLVAKIAKIPEKTVKADDKKKLESLDLEIKTVVFGQDHAIEQIVDAIHYSRSGLGDEGKPIGSFLFVGPTGVGKTEVAKTLAEKMGVEFLRFDMSEYMEKHSVSRLIGSPPGYVGYDQGGQLTDAIAKTPHCVLLFDEIEKAHEDIYNILLQVMDHATLTDSTGKKADFRNVILILTTNTGAQESAKPMLGFDTDRYDDRSMKAIERTFTPEFRNRLTAVIEFNPLSIPIVELVVKRMFKTLQSKAKDKGIQLEISERCVRYLAENGYDKAMGARPIQRILNTEIGKPLSKKILFHKDKVTSYLVDVVVEQGKSKLDIIPVM comes from the coding sequence ATGAACTTTTCGACCGATTTAGAAAAAACATTGGAATTGGCACATATTGAGGCCAGCAAATACCATCATGAGTTTATCACATTAGAACATTTGTTATATGGGTTAACGTTTAACGAAAAAACAAAGGAAGTGCTGGTTAACGTTGGATGTGATTTGGATTTACTTCGCAAAGAATTATTAGAATACTTTGAAGATGACTTATCCTCCATCGCGGTTCCCAATTTAAAAATCCAACCGAAGTACACTGTAGGTGTACAATTTGTAATTCAGTTTGCAGCCTTTCATGTTCAAAACTCAGGCAAAGAAGAGGTGGATGGAAATAATGTACTTGTCGCATTATTTCGAGAAGAGGATAGCCAGGCCTGTTATTTACTCGCCAAACAAGATATCAAACGGCTTGATGTGATCAAATTTATTTCACATGGAGTGAAAAAAGAATCGAGCCCGATAGACCCTAATTTTTCTCCATCGGAAGAAGAGTTAGAGGAAGAAGCGGAAGGGAAATCAAAACAATCTGCATTGGAAAAGTTTTGTGTGAATCTTACCGAAAGGGCAAAACTTGGGAAACTAGATCCATGTATCGGAAGGGATACGGAAATCCAAAGGACAATTCACATCCTTTCCAGGCGTAGAAAAAACAATCCAATATTTGTAGGAGAAGCTGGTGTTGGCAAAACCTCTATTGTAGAGGGGATCGCCTTGCGGGTAGTCAATGGAAAAGTTCCCAAAAGTTTACTTGGACTAGAAATTTACTCACTCGATATGGGACTAGTGATGGCAGGAACCAAATTTAGAGGAGAATTTGAGGAAAGACTCAAGGCCATCTTGCAAGAATTAGTTGGCAAACCCGAAAAAGTGATTTTTATTGATGAAATTCATACCATCGTAGGTGCAGGTGCCGTTTCTGGAGGGAGTTTAGACGCCTCTAACCTAATGAAACCAGCACTTGCCAATGGAGAACTCAAATGCATTGGAACCACAACTTACAAAGAATACAAATCAATCTTTGAAAAAGACCATGCACTTTCCAGAAGGTTTCAAAAAATTGAAGTTTCGGAACCATCCAGGGAAGACGCCATACAGATATTAAATGGATTAAAGCCCAAATACGAATCATTTCATGGTGTCCATTATAGCATTAAAGCAATCGAAGCATGCGTTGATTTATCCACTTTGCATCTAAGGGATCGTTTTTTACCAGACAAAGCCATCGACTTACTAGATGAAGCGGGTGCCTTTGTCAAACTCCGGGATGAAAACAAAGAAAAAGCCAAAAAGACGGTGGGGATTTTTGAAATCGAAAGTCTAGTGGCAAAGATTGCGAAGATTCCAGAGAAAACAGTTAAGGCAGATGATAAAAAGAAATTAGAATCTCTTGATTTAGAAATCAAAACCGTTGTCTTCGGCCAGGACCATGCCATCGAACAAATCGTCGATGCCATCCATTACTCTCGGTCGGGCCTTGGGGACGAAGGGAAACCGATTGGTAGTTTTTTATTTGTAGGACCTACTGGAGTTGGGAAAACGGAAGTGGCCAAAACGTTAGCCGAGAAAATGGGAGTTGAGTTCCTACGATTTGACATGAGTGAGTATATGGAAAAACATTCTGTATCCCGGCTCATTGGTAGCCCTCCAGGTTATGTGGGGTATGACCAAGGTGGCCAACTCACAGATGCGATTGCCAAAACCCCTCACTGTGTATTACTTTTTGACGAAATTGAAAAGGCCCATGAGGATATTTATAACATCCTTTTACAAGTGATGGATCATGCCACTCTGACCGATAGCACTGGAAAAAAAGCGGATTTTCGAAATGTCATTCTAATTCTCACCACAAACACAGGTGCCCAGGAAAGTGCAAAACCAATGCTTGGTTTTGATACGGATCGATATGATGACAGATCAATGAAAGCGATTGAACGAACTTTCACACCTGAATTTCGTAACCGTCTAACGGCTGTCATTGAATTTAATCCACTTTCGATTCCCATTGTAGAACTAGTCGTAAAACGAATGTTTAAAACATTACAGTCCAAGGCCAAAGACAAAGGAATTCAGTTGGAGATTTCCGAAAGGTGCGTCCGTTACCTCGCAGAAAATGGCTATGATAAAGCGATGGGGGCAAGGCCCATCCAAAGGATCTTAAATACCGAAATAGGAAAACCTTTGTCCAAAAAGATATTATTCCATAAGGACAAAGTGACCTCATACTTAGTGGACGTAGTGGTAGAGCAGGGCAAATCCAAATTAGACATCATTCCGGTGATGTAA
- the clpS gene encoding ATP-dependent Clp protease adapter ClpS, translating into MSESNRKSYTDFNVELLEKEKQKKKLKKPDRYKVILINDDYTPQEFVVYVLAVVFRKSMDESRQIMWRAHTEGSAVCGVYSLDIARTKVAEVHKLADDAGHPLQCQLAKEEEE; encoded by the coding sequence ATGTCTGAATCCAATCGAAAATCATATACAGATTTTAATGTTGAGCTTTTAGAAAAAGAAAAACAAAAGAAAAAATTAAAAAAACCAGATCGTTATAAGGTGATTTTAATTAACGATGACTATACACCACAAGAATTTGTTGTCTATGTTTTAGCAGTTGTATTTCGGAAATCAATGGATGAGTCTCGTCAAATCATGTGGAGAGCACATACGGAAGGATCTGCTGTATGTGGAGTGTATTCACTCGATATTGCACGCACAAAAGTAGCTGAAGTGCATAAATTAGCAGATGATGCGGGACACCCTTTACAATGCCAGTTGGCAAAGGAGGAAGAGGAATGA
- a CDS encoding GNAT family N-acetyltransferase: MDDSVRFEIFHSFFEFTKEEWNRLVPSDSLFQELEFLSGLEGTACIGKSDWFPVIVTARNEGVLVGVLPSYLRKDSYGEYIFDFQWANAFHRAGIPYYPKLTVAVPFTPVTGSRILLDPNLTLVEKQKIGEGLLLALKQFGKEENVSSIHILFCKEEEQKLGEQYGFAPRLSHQYHWFNKGFSNFEEFLGTLVKERRKSIRSERKKNQELGLKIETLTGNLITEEHADTFYEFYKDTHSKKWGQPYLNRKFFLQMVESFRHRLLLVLASKPNGDPVGGSWNLYREGFLFGRYWGAFEYIPNLHFECCYYRLIDYAIEHKMERVEAGAQGEHKFLRGYETVPMFSSHHIYNENGRSAIEAYLEKEIQMERENIASYNAHSPIKSLRET; encoded by the coding sequence GTGGATGATTCAGTAAGATTTGAGATTTTTCATAGTTTTTTTGAGTTTACGAAGGAAGAATGGAATCGCTTGGTTCCTTCTGATTCTTTGTTCCAAGAATTAGAGTTTTTATCTGGCTTAGAGGGAACCGCTTGTATCGGGAAATCTGATTGGTTTCCCGTCATTGTTACTGCCCGTAATGAAGGTGTTCTTGTCGGAGTATTGCCATCGTATTTACGAAAGGATTCTTATGGGGAATATATCTTTGATTTCCAATGGGCGAATGCTTTCCACCGTGCTGGGATTCCCTATTATCCAAAACTCACGGTGGCTGTTCCTTTCACTCCCGTCACTGGATCTCGGATCCTGTTGGATCCCAATTTGACCTTAGTCGAGAAACAAAAGATAGGTGAAGGACTCCTACTTGCCTTAAAACAATTTGGAAAAGAAGAAAACGTTTCTTCCATACATATATTGTTTTGTAAGGAAGAGGAACAAAAGTTAGGTGAACAGTATGGGTTTGCACCAAGACTTTCCCACCAATACCACTGGTTCAATAAAGGTTTTAGTAATTTTGAAGAATTTTTAGGAACTTTGGTGAAGGAGAGACGAAAATCCATCCGCAGTGAACGCAAAAAAAATCAGGAATTGGGACTCAAAATTGAAACTCTCACAGGAAACTTGATCACGGAGGAACATGCCGATACCTTTTATGAATTTTACAAAGACACTCATAGTAAAAAATGGGGCCAACCCTATCTCAATCGAAAGTTTTTTTTGCAAATGGTAGAAAGTTTTCGGCATCGGTTGCTTCTCGTACTGGCATCGAAACCAAATGGAGATCCAGTAGGAGGGAGTTGGAACTTATACCGAGAAGGGTTTTTATTTGGAAGGTATTGGGGAGCATTCGAATATATCCCAAATTTACATTTTGAATGTTGTTATTACCGATTGATTGATTATGCGATAGAACATAAAATGGAAAGGGTAGAAGCTGGGGCCCAAGGAGAACACAAATTCCTTCGAGGGTATGAAACAGTTCCCATGTTCAGTAGCCATCATATTTATAATGAAAATGGTAGGAGTGCCATAGAAGCCTATTTGGAAAAAGAGATTCAAATGGAGAGAGAAAACATTGCTTCTTACAACGCACATTCGCCCATTAAATCACTGAGGGAAACGTGA